In the genome of Aigarchaeota archaeon, the window TTCTTGAATACGTAATCCTCTTCCTTAAAGGTCCGAGAATTCTCCGTACCGCACGATGTGCATTTTAGGAAGGTTAGCGGAGGCACGTACTTTAACATCATTTTAGATGAGAAGCTCTCCAATGATCACACCTACCTTTTTGAGGTCGAGCCGTTAATTATAAGTATTTTCTTTTTGCTTAACCTATGCCTACGGTGTTCCCTATACCAGCGACGATCGCGGTCGAGCCGGCCGGAACCTTCTCGAGCAGCACGTTCTTTACTTTCTCGACGACCGTATCTGCTGCTTTTGCTATCACTTCCCTCATGGGCGTTATCGCCTCGACTATCGACTCATAGATAACTAAGGCGTACAATGGTATTTGCCTCTCCTTGGCTATCTCTTCTATCTTATACTTGTCGATTCCCGGTCCTCCGATCGCAACGCCCACTCCTTCTACCATTTTGCCCGACTCGTCGCCTTCGAGCCTTAAACCGGCATCTATTGTTATTATCAGCTTCACGTTATCACCCTCCCTCTCGACGAGTTTCTTCACACCTTCTCCCGGCCTACCGACGGTTCCTCCTGGACCAGCCGCCCTCACAACTAGAACCCTCCTATTCTCGAATTCTATCTCAGACACCAACGTATCCTTTGCTATCTCGTATCGTGCCTTTTCCTTACCATACGCCAGTTTAGCTGCTGCCAAAACACCGATGCCGTCGCCTATAGGCTGACCGTAAGCGAACGCATAACTTGCGAGCCTGAGTGCCTCGGTTATTTCCATAAGCTGGGGCATCAGCATCTGTAGCTGAAGTATCAGGTACACGTTGGCCGTTTTCTTTCCGAGCAGGTAGTAATGCCTGACTACACGGTATAGGTAGTTGGTCGTCCTAGCTACTTCCACTAGGTTTGCTAGGGTCTTGACCTTGTAGTCTTCAGCAGCCGGACTCAACTTCTTGACCTCTTCCTCGAATTTCGACTCACCGATTTCTAGTATGTGCTCGAGCTTATACACTATGCCATAAGGATCCATAGATTCAGGCTCTATGACGAAGAATTCCATGAGCCTATCAACATCCTGCGTAGGGTCCTTCTCAGGCTTTCCGACCCTCTTTATGGTGTCTATTGTCCTATCCCTGACCTCATCTTTAACCAACTTAAGCCTCGCCAGCTTCTTTTCGAGGTCCCGTAGCATATAGCCGAGCTGTATCCTCTGGCTCATCGTAGGGTAGAACAAGAACAGCATCATGAGGCCAAGCCATACTAACCACACCAGCGTCCCTAACCCCGTATCCTCAAACCCTCTTAACTGGTTCAGGAAGAAATCCTCTATCATGCTTTTTCGTTCGTGTTAGCTTCTATGGCGCCTCTTTTTAAATGTTTAGAAATGGGACGGAGCAAATACGCTGGTAATTCGTCCCACTTTCGGTTATCTCTGTAGAAAATTAACCCTTTTTAAGTGTGTTTGAGGTAGAGATATAACGATGAACATAGACCTAGGGACTCCACCCCTAAACGAGTTGCTAAAAGAGGTTGAGCTCGAGTACACGAACACTTACTGTAGAGTGGTGCTACTGAAAGACCTGCCAAGGTTAGAAGTGGCAGGTATAACTATGGAGAATCTGAAGCAAGGAAACATAATACAACTCAGGAAATGGGCCGCAGATAAACTCGTAGAAATAGGCGTAGCGAAATGGGCAGAGCTCACCATTGACTTGAACTATCTGTCGCAGCTCTTGTGGAAGGAGAAGAACAACATCACAGAACTCCAAGAGGTGCCGAAGTACTTTTACATGGAGGTGAAGAAGCTGATAGATGAGGTCTCAAAGACGAGTAAGGATAAGGCCGAAGAGATCAGGCGGAGATTGATGGACATAACCTCACTCAGGTTACTGAAGTTGTTTTCGTATGCAGCGAAGAGGATTAGACCAGCTACAACCAACAGGATGACACCAGAAGAGAGCATACTCTTCGAGTTGGTGATGAAGCTCGTCAATGAATGGGTCTCTCATGTCTGCCCAAAGGAGAGTGTTGAGGTTTGAGTGTGCCGGTTGAGGAAAGGCTCGTAGAGTTATTCAAAAGTGAAAAATATAGAGCCTTACTCGCGAGGGCCGCACTCACGAGCCA includes:
- a CDS encoding DUF1512 family protein encodes the protein MIEDFFLNQLRGFEDTGLGTLVWLVWLGLMMLFLFYPTMSQRIQLGYMLRDLEKKLARLKLVKDEVRDRTIDTIKRVGKPEKDPTQDVDRLMEFFVIEPESMDPYGIVYKLEHILEIGESKFEEEVKKLSPAAEDYKVKTLANLVEVARTTNYLYRVVRHYYLLGKKTANVYLILQLQMLMPQLMEITEALRLASYAFAYGQPIGDGIGVLAAAKLAYGKEKARYEIAKDTLVSEIEFENRRVLVVRAAGPGGTVGRPGEGVKKLVEREGDNVKLIITIDAGLRLEGDESGKMVEGVGVAIGGPGIDKYKIEEIAKERQIPLYALVIYESIVEAITPMREVIAKAADTVVEKVKNVLLEKVPAGSTAIVAGIGNTVGIG
- a CDS encoding DNA replication complex GINS family protein, which codes for MNIDLGTPPLNELLKEVELEYTNTYCRVVLLKDLPRLEVAGITMENLKQGNIIQLRKWAADKLVEIGVAKWAELTIDLNYLSQLLWKEKNNITELQEVPKYFYMEVKKLIDEVSKTSKDKAEEIRRRLMDITSLRLLKLFSYAAKRIRPATTNRMTPEESILFELVMKLVNEWVSHVCPKESVEV